The proteins below come from a single Acidovorax sp. NCPPB 4044 genomic window:
- a CDS encoding prolyl hydroxylase family protein: MSTQPVLHTPSALSAPGLFSPAECQALIALAEREGFEPAAVRMASGTRPLPQVRNNERAQFAAPDWVATLWERVRALPLPGLDGEAAVGLPRELRFYRYRPGQRFRMHKDGPWTEGGLTSRLTLLVYLNDDFEGGDTGFRDFRVQPRTGSALVFVHDTWHEGSAVTADTKYVLRSDILCAPGLPPGTGESLQKQ, encoded by the coding sequence ATGTCCACGCAGCCTGTCCTGCACACCCCTTCGGCCCTCTCCGCCCCCGGCCTGTTCTCGCCCGCCGAATGCCAGGCGCTGATCGCCCTGGCCGAGCGCGAGGGGTTCGAGCCTGCCGCCGTGCGCATGGCGTCGGGCACTCGGCCGCTGCCGCAGGTGCGCAACAACGAGCGCGCGCAGTTCGCCGCGCCGGACTGGGTCGCCACGCTGTGGGAGCGCGTGCGCGCCCTGCCGCTGCCCGGGCTGGACGGCGAGGCCGCCGTGGGCCTGCCGCGGGAGCTGCGGTTCTACAGGTACCGGCCCGGCCAGCGCTTCAGGATGCACAAGGACGGCCCCTGGACCGAGGGCGGCCTCACGAGCCGGCTGACGCTGCTGGTCTACCTGAACGACGATTTCGAGGGCGGCGATACGGGGTTCCGCGATTTCCGCGTGCAACCGCGCACGGGCTCGGCGCTGGTGTTCGTGCACGACACCTGGCACGAGGGCTCCGCGGTGACGGCCGACACCAAGTACGTGCTGCGGTCCGACATCCTCTGCGCTCCCGGCCTGCCGCCGGGCACCGGCGAATCACTACAAAAACAATAG
- a CDS encoding PQQ-dependent sugar dehydrogenase, with protein MRPTAAFPTAFLSTALRRRPGAGALAALAAAALLAGCGDTARLPPEAGVGASPTLPEPRPALIPTVHIAPAKGWPEGGAPQPMAGLALTPFARGLDHPRWVIALPNGDVLVAESDKPAPEGPPPDQGLVKKVRNWVMGKVMAKAGSGVPSADRITLLRDADGDGVAETRSAFLEGLHSPFGMALVGSELYVANTDAVVKFPYTPGQTRITAAPTKVVDLPARPLNHHWTKNLVASADGARLYVTVGSNSNVGENGMEAEAGRAAIWEVDRATGAHRIFASGLRNPNGMGWEPGTGVLWTVVNERDEIGSDLVPDYLTSVQDGGFYGWPYSYWGRHVDERVQPPRPDLVEKSLVPDYALGNHVAPLGMAFAGGAGPAAAKPVAPQLAEGAFVGLHGSWNRKPRSGYQVVFVPFRGGKPAGMPLDVLSGFVSGEGDAWGRPVGVALDGRGGLLVADDVGNAVWRVAAPKP; from the coding sequence ATGCGCCCCACCGCCGCCTTCCCCACTGCTTTTCTTTCCACGGCGCTGCGCCGCCGGCCAGGCGCCGGGGCGCTGGCTGCGCTGGCCGCTGCCGCGCTGCTGGCCGGCTGCGGCGACACGGCCCGCCTCCCGCCCGAGGCCGGCGTGGGCGCGAGCCCCACGCTGCCCGAGCCGCGCCCCGCGCTCATTCCCACCGTGCACATCGCCCCGGCCAAGGGCTGGCCGGAGGGCGGCGCCCCGCAGCCGATGGCCGGGCTGGCGCTCACGCCGTTCGCGCGCGGGCTCGACCATCCGCGCTGGGTGATCGCGCTGCCCAATGGCGACGTGCTGGTGGCCGAGAGCGACAAGCCCGCGCCCGAGGGCCCGCCGCCCGACCAGGGGCTGGTCAAGAAAGTGCGCAACTGGGTGATGGGCAAGGTGATGGCGAAGGCGGGCTCGGGCGTGCCCTCGGCCGACCGCATCACGCTGCTGCGCGATGCCGACGGGGACGGCGTGGCCGAGACGCGCAGCGCTTTCCTCGAAGGGCTCCACTCGCCGTTCGGCATGGCGCTGGTGGGCAGCGAGCTGTACGTGGCCAACACCGATGCGGTGGTGAAGTTTCCGTACACCCCGGGCCAGACGCGCATCACGGCCGCGCCGACCAAGGTGGTCGATCTGCCGGCGCGCCCGCTCAACCACCACTGGACCAAGAACCTCGTCGCGAGCGCGGACGGCGCCAGGCTCTATGTGACCGTGGGCTCCAACAGCAACGTGGGCGAGAACGGCATGGAAGCCGAGGCCGGCCGCGCCGCCATCTGGGAGGTGGACCGCGCCACCGGCGCGCACCGCATCTTCGCGAGCGGGCTGCGCAACCCCAACGGCATGGGCTGGGAGCCCGGCACGGGCGTGCTCTGGACGGTGGTGAACGAGCGCGACGAGATCGGCAGCGATTTGGTTCCCGACTACCTCACCTCCGTGCAGGACGGCGGCTTCTACGGCTGGCCCTACAGCTACTGGGGCCGGCACGTGGATGAGCGCGTGCAGCCGCCGCGCCCGGACCTCGTCGAGAAATCCCTCGTGCCCGACTACGCGCTGGGCAACCACGTGGCGCCGCTCGGCATGGCCTTCGCGGGAGGAGCCGGCCCGGCCGCCGCGAAGCCCGTCGCCCCGCAGTTGGCCGAAGGCGCCTTCGTGGGCCTGCACGGCTCCTGGAACCGCAAGCCGCGTAGCGGCTACCAGGTGGTGTTCGTGCCCTTCCGGGGCGGCAAGCCCGCGGGCATGCCGCTGGATGTTCTCAGTGGCTTCGTGAGCGGGGAGGGCGATGCCTGGGGCCGCCCGGTGGGCGTGGCGCTCGACGGACGCGGCGGGCTGCTCGTGGCCGACGACGTGGGCAATGCCGTGTGGCGCGTGGCGGCTCCGAAGCCGTGA
- a CDS encoding flavin reductase family protein, translated as MAAAAPAPRRRTPRWTECPLAEVRRYLEPGPVVLVGSAWKGRADLMAMGWHTVMEFTPSLLGCVISRANHSHGLVRRSRECTINIPEAHWVDAVVGVGNCSGAEVDKFERFGFTAEPAREVGAPLVGECFVQIECRVVDTRLVNRYDFFVLEAVRARVDRSVRRPQTLHYRGGGEFMLSGPHIGRRALFAPGML; from the coding sequence ATGGCCGCCGCCGCCCCTGCACCCCGCCGCCGCACGCCCCGCTGGACCGAATGTCCCTTGGCCGAGGTGCGCCGCTACCTCGAACCCGGGCCGGTCGTGCTCGTGGGCTCTGCCTGGAAAGGGCGTGCCGACCTCATGGCCATGGGCTGGCACACGGTGATGGAGTTCACGCCGTCGCTGCTGGGCTGCGTGATCTCGCGCGCCAACCACAGCCACGGCCTGGTGCGCCGCAGCCGCGAATGCACGATCAACATCCCCGAGGCGCACTGGGTGGACGCCGTCGTCGGCGTGGGCAACTGCTCGGGGGCCGAGGTGGACAAGTTCGAGCGCTTCGGCTTCACGGCCGAGCCTGCGCGGGAAGTGGGCGCGCCGCTCGTAGGCGAATGCTTCGTGCAGATCGAATGCCGCGTGGTCGATACGCGCCTCGTCAACCGCTACGACTTCTTCGTGCTCGAGGCCGTGCGCGCCCGGGTGGACCGTTCGGTGCGCCGGCCGCAGACGCTGCACTACCGGGGCGGGGGTGAGTTCATGCTTTCGGGCCCGCACATCGGCCGGCGCGCGCTGTTCGCGCCCGGCATGCTGTAG